Proteins encoded by one window of Octopus sinensis unplaced genomic scaffold, ASM634580v1 Contig02788, whole genome shotgun sequence:
- the LOC115227339 gene encoding tigger transposable element-derived protein 6-like — protein MTKLHGEMRTNDPVDVDLFIEKFIEISKSYNADQIYNLDETGLYYKLIPSKSICRNRFQGYKNFKDRVSIMLCSNMSGNHKLKPVMISKPKMPRCFKSYDYKCFIDYYSSKRAWMTGTIFTNWLLNFDYHLKNEKKQILLLMDNCPSHCVPSNLDNIKILFFPPNSTGLIQPIDLGIIKTFKTHFT, from the coding sequence ATGACCAAGTTACATGGAGAAATGAGAACTAATGATCCAGTAGATGTCGACTTATTTATCGAAAAATTCATAGAAATATCAAAGAGTTATAATGCCGATCAAATTTATAACTTGGACGAAACGGGATTGTACTACAAGCTGATTCCTTCGAAGAGTATTTGTAGAAACAGATTTCAAggatataaaaatttcaaagatCGTGTTTCTATTATGCTATGTTCAAATATGAGTGGAAATCATAAATTGAAACCTGTGATGATCTCGAAACCTAAAATGCCAAGATGCTTTAAATCTTATGACTATAAATGTTTCATTGATTATTATAGCTCAAAACGAGCTTGGATGACAGGAACAATTTTTACTAACTGGCTATTAAACTTTGATTACCatctcaaaaatgaaaaaaagcaaatTTTACTTCTCATGGACAATTGTCCTTCACATTGTGTTCCATCAAATTTggataacataaaaatattgttttttcctCCAAATAGTACTGGTCTTATTCAACCTATAGATTTGggtataataaaaacatttaaaacacaTTTTACTTGA